In the genome of Raphanus sativus cultivar WK10039 chromosome 4, ASM80110v3, whole genome shotgun sequence, one region contains:
- the LOC108825142 gene encoding protein FAR-RED ELONGATED HYPOCOTYL 3-like, translating into MSNHVSGIPGSPEKSYKMMYSYLYMLKQVNPGTKTCVKLDDASKFKYLFIALGACIEGFAFMRKVIAVDATSLKNKYGGVLVFAEAQDPNGQSYPLAFAVLDSENLTSWTWFFEMLKSVIPDSSELVFMSERNQSLIFAIGSVFPEAHHGHCLWHLKEKVKWHAGNVNKVIVGHKFMELGRYYTVDDFNSAYDSFEKRYPAVYKYVQEHTEKDKWARVFFPRDRYNFDTINSVESMKSVFKEATTWALIPMLDCIVRKFSDWFTQRKEAVSRSIDTSLVPLVENYLHGLWDVAQKLSVREINSYELKYEITDTAGKMFWASLVEKSCTCKVWNYEKFPCLHGLAAYIYFTTNVDGGLNIHELCSKYYWTELWALAYDRTLCVVPDMSSWNVPDQIKEVKIIPPDRIRRKGRKRVG; encoded by the coding sequence ATGAGCAATCATGTAAGTGGTATACCTGGTAGTCCGGAAAAGAGCTACAAGATGATGTATAGCTATTTGTACATGTTAAAGCAAGTGAATCCAGGAACAAAAACTTGTGTGAAATTGGATGATGCAAGTAAATTCAAGTACCTCTTCATAGCTTTGGGAGCTTGCATTGAAGGGTTTGCATTTATGAGGAAAGTGATAGCTGTGGATGCGACATCGCTGAAGAACAAATATGGTGGTGTTCTAGTTTTCGCGGAAGCTCAAGATCCTAATGGTCAAAGTTATCCACTTGCGTTTGCAGTACTAGATAGTGAGAATCTTACTAGTTGGACTTGGTTTTTCGAGATGCTTAAAAGTGTTATACCAGACTCTTCTGAACTGGTTTTCATGAGTGAAAGAAATCAGAGTCTGATCTTCGCTATAGGAAGCGTGTTTCCAGAGGCTCACCATGGGCATTGTTTATGGCATTTGAAGGAAAAGGTGAAATGGCATGCTGGTAACGTCAACAAGGTTATAGTCGGACATAAATTTATGGAGTTGGGCAGATATTACACGGTGGATGACTTCAACTCTGCTTACGACTCATTTGAAAAAAGATATCCTGCTGTGTACAAGTATGTGCAGGAACATACTGAAAAGGACAAATGGGCAAGAGTTTTTTTCCCACGTGACAGGTACAACTTCGATACAATCAACAGTGTGGAATCAATGAAGAGCGTGTTTAAAGAGGCAACGACGTGGGCATTAATACCAATGTTGGATTGTATCGTCAGGAAATTCTCTGATTGGTTCACTCAACGGAAGGAAGCTGTTTCTAGATCAATCGATACAAGCCTGGTGCCTCTGGTTGAGAACTACTTGCACGGTCTATGGGATGTTGCACAAAAGCTATCTGTACGGGAGATTAATAGTTATGAGCTTAAGTACGAGATCACTGACACTGCTGGAAAGATGTTTTGGGCGAGCTTGGTTGAAAAATCTTGTACTTGCAAGGTGTGGAATTATGAAAAGTTTCCTTGCCTGCACGGACTGGCAGCTTACATCTATTTCACTACGAATGTTGATGGCGGCCTTAATATCCATGAGCTGTGCTCAAAATACTATTGGACGGAATTGTGGGCTTTGGCGTATGACAGGACACTTTGTGTTGTGCCCGACATGTCTTCTTGGAATGTACCAGATCAGATTAAGGAGGTGAAGATCATACCTCCGGATCGCATCAGGAGGAAGGGAAGGAAAAGAGTTGGATGA
- the LOC108837053 gene encoding mitochondrial fission 1 protein A, translated as MGSFFDSIGSLFSGGDKIPWCERDVILECEKEVRSATDGDSEDKKKESIMRLSWALVHSRQAEDIQRGIDMLEASLASSSPPLQDREKLYLLAVGYYRTGDYSRSRQLVERCLEVQPDWRQALALKKTIEDKIAKDGVIGIGITATAVGLIAGGIAAALSRKK; from the exons ATGGGAAGTTTCTTCGACTCAATCGGTTCCTTGTTCAGCGGCGGCGATAAGATCCCTTGGTGCGAACGTGATGTCATCCTC GAATGTGAGAAAGAAGTTAGGAGCGCAACTGACGGTGACTCCGaagacaaaaagaaagagagcatTATGCGATTGTCTTGGGCTCTTGTCCATTCCCGACAAGCCGAAGACATCCAGCGTGGAATTGACATGCTCGAAG CTTCTCTAGCAAGTAGTAGCCCTCCTTTGCAGGACCGTGAGAAGCTTTATCTTCTCGCTGTTGGTTATTACCGTACTGGAGACTACTCTAGAAGCAGGCAGCTCGTGGAACGCTGTCTCGAG GTTCAACCTGATTGGAGGCAAGCCTTAGCCTTAAAGAAAACCATTGAAGACAAAATCGCAAAAG ATGGTGTTATTGGGATAGGCATCACGGCTACAGCCGTCGGCCTCATAGCCGGTGGAATTGCCGCTGCTTTGTCTCGCAAAAAGTGA